One segment of Streptomyces sp. TG1A-8 DNA contains the following:
- a CDS encoding lysylphosphatidylglycerol synthase transmembrane domain-containing protein: protein MKQQGVHPEGAEGTPDAAVRPDAARAGRDATGGGPEDGAGTGVGTGTGTGRDDGGSARGGDDTREDPGNGADGGALEDGAHARAGHDAFAEAPVPGGRRPGRGPGAGDGDPRPEEVEGDEPLLPARVHRPSDLMRLLVGLLAVAVLLAVAAFAHGTTSGLEQDIHKGTGQAPDLLIKFAGLVSSIAILLVPVAFAIERLIKRDGLRIADGVLAAVLAHGVTLATDLWVTRAAPHSIQEALTQPSPGDVHALTDPVHGYLAPVIAYMTAVGMSRRPRWRAVLWMVLLLDAFSMLVTGYTTPFSITLTVLIGWAVAYGTLYTVGSPNVRPTGQTLMAGLRHVGFRPVSAAREEGPEAEAGDRGRRYFVTLEDGPALDVTVVDREQQAQGFFYRAWRNLTLRGFATRSSLQSLRQALEQEALLAYAAIAAGANAPKLIATSELGPDAVMLVYEHTGGRTLDSLEDAEITDELLRNTWNQVQALQSRRIAHRRLAGDAILVDRSGRVILTELRGGEIAAGDLLLRMDVAQLVTTLGLRVGAERAVASAVGVLGPDTVADCLPMLQPIALTRSTRATLRRLARERAEREREAVLEASRQAKQARLEEASGTAGPAPGKPDKKAVRAEQRAEKRAIDEALEEAREEDLLTQIRHQVLRIRPQAPVEPARLERVRPRTLISFIAGAIGAYFLLTQLTHIEFGTLFARAQWGWVIAAVLFSALSYVAAAMALLGFVPERVPFLRTVAAQVAGSFVKIVAPAAVGGVALNTRFLQRQGVRPGLAVASVGASQLFGLGCHVLMLLSFGYLTGTEKTPSLSPSRTVIAGLLTVAVLVLVVTSVPFLRKFVVTRVRSLFAGVVPRMLDVLQRPQKLVTGIGGMLLLTACFVMCLDASIRAFGDDSTSLSIASVAVVFLAGNALGSAAPTPGGVGAVEATLTVGLIAVGLPKEVAAPAVLLFRLLTLWLPVLPGWLAFNHLTRKGAL from the coding sequence ATGAAGCAGCAGGGCGTGCACCCCGAAGGCGCGGAGGGCACCCCTGACGCCGCCGTGCGTCCCGACGCCGCCCGCGCGGGCCGGGACGCCACCGGCGGCGGGCCCGAGGACGGCGCCGGCACCGGCGTCGGCACTGGCACCGGCACCGGGCGGGACGACGGCGGCAGCGCGCGCGGGGGCGACGACACGCGCGAGGATCCCGGGAACGGCGCGGACGGGGGCGCGCTCGAGGACGGCGCGCACGCACGGGCCGGCCACGACGCCTTCGCGGAGGCGCCCGTACCCGGCGGCCGGCGTCCCGGGCGGGGCCCGGGCGCCGGCGACGGCGACCCGCGCCCGGAGGAGGTCGAGGGCGACGAACCGCTGCTCCCCGCGCGCGTGCACCGCCCCTCCGACCTCATGCGGCTGCTGGTGGGCCTGCTCGCCGTCGCCGTGCTGCTCGCCGTCGCCGCCTTCGCCCACGGCACCACCTCGGGCCTCGAACAGGACATCCACAAGGGCACCGGCCAGGCGCCCGACCTGCTGATCAAGTTCGCGGGGCTGGTGTCCAGCATCGCGATCCTCCTGGTGCCGGTCGCCTTCGCGATCGAACGGCTGATCAAGCGGGACGGGCTGCGGATCGCCGACGGCGTCCTCGCGGCCGTCCTGGCCCACGGGGTGACCCTCGCCACCGACCTGTGGGTCACGCGGGCCGCTCCCCACTCCATCCAGGAGGCGCTCACCCAGCCCTCCCCGGGGGACGTCCACGCCCTCACCGACCCGGTGCACGGCTATCTCGCGCCCGTCATCGCGTACATGACGGCCGTGGGCATGTCGCGCCGGCCCCGCTGGCGCGCGGTGCTGTGGATGGTGCTGCTGCTCGACGCGTTCTCCATGCTGGTCACCGGCTACACGACACCGTTCTCGATCACCCTGACGGTGCTGATCGGCTGGGCCGTCGCCTACGGCACGCTCTACACGGTCGGCTCCCCCAACGTCCGCCCGACCGGGCAGACGCTGATGGCGGGGCTGCGGCACGTCGGCTTCCGCCCCGTCAGCGCCGCCCGCGAGGAGGGCCCCGAGGCGGAGGCCGGCGACCGCGGACGGCGCTACTTCGTCACCCTGGAGGACGGGCCCGCGCTGGACGTCACGGTCGTCGACCGCGAGCAGCAGGCCCAGGGCTTCTTCTACCGGGCCTGGCGCAACCTGACCCTGCGCGGCTTCGCCACCCGCTCCAGCCTCCAGTCGCTGCGCCAGGCGCTGGAGCAGGAGGCGCTGCTGGCGTACGCGGCGATCGCCGCGGGTGCCAACGCGCCCAAGCTGATCGCCACCTCCGAGCTGGGCCCGGACGCCGTGATGCTCGTCTACGAGCACACCGGCGGGCGCACACTGGACTCGCTGGAGGACGCGGAGATCACCGACGAGCTGCTGCGCAACACCTGGAACCAGGTGCAGGCGCTGCAGTCGCGGCGCATCGCGCACCGCAGGCTGGCGGGTGACGCGATCCTGGTGGATCGTTCCGGCAGGGTGATCCTCACCGAGCTGCGCGGCGGCGAGATCGCGGCCGGCGACCTGCTGCTGCGCATGGACGTGGCCCAGCTGGTCACCACGCTGGGCCTGCGGGTCGGCGCCGAGCGGGCGGTGGCCTCGGCGGTCGGCGTGCTCGGCCCGGACACGGTCGCCGACTGCCTGCCCATGCTGCAGCCCATCGCGCTGACGCGCTCCACGCGCGCGACCCTGCGCCGGCTGGCCCGGGAACGGGCCGAGCGTGAGCGCGAGGCGGTGCTGGAGGCGTCCAGGCAGGCCAAGCAGGCGCGTCTGGAGGAGGCCTCCGGGACGGCCGGGCCCGCTCCGGGGAAGCCCGACAAGAAGGCGGTGCGCGCCGAGCAGCGGGCCGAGAAGCGGGCCATCGACGAAGCCCTCGAAGAGGCCCGCGAGGAGGACCTGCTCACCCAGATCCGGCACCAGGTGCTGCGGATCAGACCCCAGGCCCCGGTGGAGCCGGCCCGGCTGGAGCGGGTGCGGCCGCGCACGCTGATCAGCTTCATCGCCGGTGCGATCGGCGCGTACTTCCTGCTGACCCAGCTGACCCACATCGAGTTCGGCACGCTGTTCGCGCGGGCCCAGTGGGGCTGGGTGATCGCCGCGGTGCTGTTCTCCGCGCTCAGCTACGTGGCCGCCGCGATGGCGCTGCTGGGGTTCGTGCCGGAGCGGGTGCCGTTCCTGCGGACGGTGGCGGCCCAGGTCGCGGGTTCCTTCGTGAAGATCGTGGCCCCGGCGGCGGTCGGCGGTGTGGCCCTCAACACCCGGTTCCTGCAGCGCCAGGGCGTGCGCCCGGGGCTCGCGGTGGCGAGCGTCGGTGCCTCCCAGTTGTTCGGACTGGGCTGCCACGTGCTGATGCTGCTGTCCTTCGGCTACCTGACCGGCACCGAGAAGACTCCCTCGCTGTCGCCGTCCCGCACGGTCATCGCCGGCCTGCTGACGGTCGCGGTGCTGGTGCTGGTGGTGACGTCGGTGCCGTTCCTGCGGAAGTTCGTCGTCACCCGCGTGCGGTCGCTGTTCGCCGGCGTCGTGCCGCGCATGCTCGACGTGCTCCAGCGGCCGCAGAAGCTCGTCACCGGCATCGGCGGCATGCTCCTGCTGACCGCCTGCTTCGTGATGTGCCTGGACGCGTCCATCCGGGCGTTCGGCGACGACTCGACCTCCCTGAGCATCGCCAGCGTCGCCGTGGTCTTCCTCGCCGGCAACGCACTCGGCTCCGCGGCGCCCACCCCCGGCGGCGTGGGCGCGGTCGAGGCGACCTTGACGGTCGGTCTCATCGCCGTGGGCCTCCCCAAGGAGGTCGCCGCCCCCGCCGTCCTGCTGTTCCGGCTGCTGACCCTGTGGCTGCCGGTGCTGCCGGGCTGGCTGGCCTTCAACCACCTCACCCGCAAGGGCGCCCTGTAA
- the moeZ gene encoding adenylyltransferase/sulfurtransferase MoeZ yields MSLPPLVEPAPELTVDEVRRYSRHLIIPDVGMDGQKRLKNAKVLCVGAGGLGSPALMYLAAAGVGTLGIVEFDEVDESNLQRQIIHSQADIGRSKAESARDSVKGINPYVNVVLHEERLEADNVMDIFSQYDLIVDGTDNFATRYLVNDACVLLNKPYVWGSIYRFDGQASVFWSEHGPCYRCLYPEPPPPGMVPSCAEGGVLGVLCASIGSIQVTEAIKVLAGIGEPLVGRLMIYDALEMQYRQVKVRKDPDCAVCGENPTVTELIDYEAFCGVVSEEAQEAAAGSTITPKQLKEWIDDGESIEIIDVREPNEYEIVSIPGARLIPKNEFLMGTALEGLPQDRKIVLHCKTGVRSAEVLAVLKSAGFSDAVHVGGGVIGWVNQIEPHKPVY; encoded by the coding sequence GTGTCGCTGCCACCCCTGGTCGAGCCAGCTCCCGAGCTCACCGTAGACGAGGTCCGCAGGTACTCCCGCCACCTGATCATCCCGGATGTGGGGATGGACGGGCAGAAGCGGCTGAAGAACGCCAAGGTGCTCTGCGTGGGCGCCGGCGGCCTGGGCTCGCCGGCGCTGATGTACCTGGCCGCCGCGGGCGTGGGCACCCTCGGCATCGTGGAGTTCGACGAGGTCGACGAGTCGAACCTGCAGCGCCAGATCATCCACAGCCAGGCCGACATCGGCCGTTCCAAGGCCGAGTCGGCGCGCGACAGCGTCAAGGGCATCAACCCGTACGTGAACGTGGTCCTCCACGAGGAGCGGCTGGAAGCCGACAACGTGATGGACATCTTCAGCCAGTACGACCTGATCGTCGACGGCACCGACAACTTCGCGACCCGCTACCTGGTCAACGACGCGTGCGTGCTGCTGAACAAGCCGTACGTGTGGGGTTCGATCTACCGCTTCGACGGCCAGGCCTCCGTCTTCTGGTCCGAGCACGGCCCCTGCTACCGCTGCCTCTACCCGGAGCCCCCGCCCCCCGGCATGGTCCCCTCCTGCGCCGAGGGCGGCGTGCTGGGCGTGCTGTGCGCCTCCATCGGCTCCATCCAGGTCACCGAGGCCATCAAGGTCCTCGCCGGCATCGGTGAGCCGCTGGTCGGCCGGCTGATGATCTACGACGCCCTGGAGATGCAGTACCGCCAGGTCAAGGTCCGCAAGGACCCCGACTGCGCGGTCTGCGGCGAGAACCCGACCGTCACCGAGCTCATCGACTACGAGGCCTTCTGCGGCGTCGTCTCCGAGGAGGCCCAGGAGGCGGCGGCCGGCTCGACCATCACTCCCAAGCAGCTCAAGGAGTGGATCGACGACGGCGAGAGCATCGAGATCATCGACGTCCGCGAGCCGAACGAGTACGAGATCGTCTCCATCCCGGGCGCCCGCCTGATCCCGAAGAACGAGTTCCTCATGGGCACCGCCCTGGAGGGACTCCCGCAGGACAGGAAGATCGTCCTCCACTGCAAGACGGGCGTCCGCAGCGCGGAGGTCCTCGCGGTGCTGAAGTCCGCGGGCTTCTCCGACGCGGTCCACGTCGGCGGCGGCGTCATCGGCTGGGTCAACCAGATCGAACCGCACAAGCCGGTCTACTGA
- a CDS encoding NAD(P)-dependent oxidoreductase has translation MRVLLLGANGYIGRFVADRLLADPAVQLTALGRGDDADVRFDLATGSPGALTRFLDAVHPGVVVNCAGATRGGARELTRHNTVAVATVCEALRRSGCGARLVQIGCGSEYGPSQPGSSTAEDAVPRPGGPYGVSKLAATELVLGSGLDAVVLRVFSPAGPGTPAGSPLGRLAEAMRRAMQSGDGELRLGGLGVQRDFIDVRDVARAVHAASLSAAQGVVNIGSGRAVRLRDAAAVLARVAGYGGALHELDGPPGPLRGTIGHPRTDPDHAAQVAYPYPDGCGSWQQADVRTARDRLGWRPRIHLEESLADIWMEAACRI, from the coding sequence ATGAGAGTCCTGCTGCTCGGAGCCAACGGATACATCGGCCGCTTCGTAGCCGACCGCCTGCTCGCCGACCCGGCCGTCCAGCTCACCGCGCTCGGCCGGGGCGACGACGCCGACGTCCGCTTCGACCTCGCCACCGGCAGCCCCGGGGCCCTGACCCGCTTCCTCGACGCGGTCCACCCCGGAGTCGTCGTCAACTGCGCGGGCGCCACCCGCGGCGGCGCCCGCGAACTCACCCGGCACAACACCGTCGCCGTCGCCACCGTCTGCGAGGCCCTGCGCCGCAGCGGTTGCGGCGCCCGGCTGGTGCAGATCGGCTGCGGCTCCGAGTACGGGCCCAGCCAGCCCGGCTCCTCCACGGCCGAGGACGCCGTCCCCCGCCCCGGCGGCCCGTACGGCGTGAGCAAGCTCGCCGCCACCGAACTGGTCCTCGGCTCCGGCCTGGACGCCGTCGTGCTGCGCGTCTTCTCGCCCGCCGGGCCCGGTACCCCGGCCGGCTCCCCGCTGGGCCGGCTCGCCGAGGCCATGCGCCGCGCCATGCAGTCCGGTGACGGCGAACTGAGGCTCGGCGGCCTCGGTGTCCAGCGCGACTTCATCGACGTCCGCGACGTCGCCCGCGCCGTGCACGCCGCCTCGCTGTCCGCCGCGCAGGGCGTCGTCAACATCGGTTCCGGCCGCGCCGTCCGCCTCCGCGACGCCGCCGCCGTCCTGGCCCGGGTCGCCGGGTACGGCGGCGCCCTCCACGAACTCGACGGCCCCCCCGGCCCCCTGCGCGGCACCATCGGCCACCCCCGCACCGACCCCGACCACGCGGCCCAGGTCGCCTACCCGTACCCGGACGGCTGCGGCAGCTGGCAGCAGGCCGACGTGCGCACCGCCCGCGACCGGCTCGGCTGGCGGCCGCGCATCCACCTCGAGGAATCCCTCGCCGACATCTGGATGGAGGCGGCCTGCCGCATCTGA
- a CDS encoding ABC transporter ATP-binding protein has protein sequence MSLVEVTDLTVGFGPLQAVDGLSFRLEEGAALALVGESGSGKSTVAGALLGLHRGSGARIGGEVRVAGTDVQRATEEELRRLRGARAAMVFQDPLSSLDPYYAIGDQIAEVHRVHTRATRRAARARAVEVLERVGIPDAVRRSRARPHEFSGGMRQRALIAMALACRPDLLIADEPTTALDVTVQAQILDLLRTLREETGMGLLLVTHDVGVAAESADDVLVMRHGRAVERGPAGTVLAAPAHAYTRELLGAVPRVDAPRTAPAVAPGEVVLEATGLRRAFGRGKDVLVAVDDVSLAVRRGEALGVVGESGSGKTTLGRMLVGLLEPTAGTVRFEGRPHTGVNPAVQMVFQDPVSSLNPRRSVGESIADPLRARGERDERRIRGRVTELLERVGLDAAHYERYPHEFSGGQRQRVGIARALAADPRVIVCDEPVTALDVTTQAQVVALLGELRRELGLALVFVAHDLAVVRQVSDRVAVMRRGRVVECGPVDEVYGSPRDPYTRQLLAAVPALDPQLAARRRAARRQPAAA, from the coding sequence ATGAGCCTGGTCGAAGTGACGGACCTGACCGTCGGGTTCGGCCCCCTGCAAGCCGTGGACGGACTGTCCTTCCGCCTGGAGGAGGGCGCGGCCCTCGCCCTGGTCGGCGAGTCCGGCTCCGGCAAGTCCACGGTCGCCGGCGCCCTGCTGGGCCTGCACCGGGGCAGCGGAGCACGGATCGGCGGCGAGGTACGGGTCGCCGGCACCGACGTCCAGCGGGCCACGGAGGAGGAACTGCGCCGGCTGCGCGGTGCGAGGGCCGCCATGGTCTTCCAGGACCCGCTGTCCTCCCTCGACCCCTACTACGCGATCGGCGACCAGATCGCCGAGGTCCACCGCGTCCACACGCGCGCGACACGGCGCGCCGCACGCGCGCGCGCCGTCGAGGTGCTGGAGCGGGTGGGGATCCCGGACGCGGTACGGCGGTCCCGGGCGCGCCCGCACGAGTTCAGCGGCGGCATGCGCCAGCGCGCCCTCATCGCGATGGCCCTGGCCTGCCGGCCGGACCTGCTGATCGCCGACGAACCGACCACCGCCCTCGACGTCACCGTCCAGGCCCAGATCCTCGACCTGCTGCGCACGCTGCGCGAGGAGACCGGCATGGGCCTGCTGCTGGTCACCCACGACGTCGGCGTCGCCGCCGAGAGCGCCGACGACGTGCTGGTCATGCGGCACGGCCGGGCCGTCGAACGGGGTCCGGCCGGCACGGTCCTGGCAGCGCCCGCGCACGCCTACACCCGTGAACTGCTCGGGGCCGTCCCGCGCGTGGACGCGCCCCGCACCGCCCCGGCCGTCGCCCCGGGCGAGGTCGTCCTGGAGGCGACCGGCCTGCGGCGCGCGTTCGGACGCGGCAAGGACGTGCTCGTCGCCGTGGACGACGTCTCGCTGGCCGTCCGCCGGGGCGAGGCCCTGGGCGTCGTGGGGGAGAGCGGCAGTGGCAAGACGACCCTCGGCCGCATGCTGGTCGGACTGCTGGAGCCGACCGCCGGCACCGTCCGCTTCGAAGGGCGCCCGCACACCGGCGTGAACCCGGCCGTGCAGATGGTCTTCCAGGACCCCGTCTCCTCCCTCAACCCCCGCCGCAGCGTGGGCGAGTCCATCGCCGACCCGCTCCGCGCGCGCGGGGAGCGCGACGAGCGGCGCATCCGGGGGCGGGTGACGGAACTGCTGGAGCGCGTGGGGCTCGACGCGGCGCACTACGAGCGCTACCCGCACGAGTTCAGCGGCGGACAGCGCCAGCGCGTGGGCATCGCGCGGGCGCTCGCCGCCGACCCGCGCGTCATCGTCTGCGACGAGCCCGTCACCGCGCTCGACGTCACCACCCAGGCCCAGGTGGTCGCGCTCCTCGGCGAGCTGCGGCGCGAACTCGGCCTCGCGCTGGTGTTCGTCGCCCACGACCTCGCCGTCGTCCGCCAGGTCAGCGACCGGGTCGCGGTGATGCGCCGCGGACGGGTCGTGGAGTGCGGGCCCGTCGACGAGGTGTACGGCTCCCCGCGCGACCCGTACACCCGGCAGCTCCTGGCCGCCGTGCCCGCCCTCGATCCGCAGCTGGCGGCCCGGCGGCGGGCCGCCCGGCGGCAGCCGGCCGCGGCGTGA
- a CDS encoding ABC transporter permease yields MSGFGGFLLRRAAGAAVTLLALSVVVYVVFYATPGNVAQITCGPRCSPQQVHQVAAQLQLGDPLYLRYWHFLQGLFAGRDYSTGTSAEHCAAPCLGLSYQSGQQVMAIILAKLPVSLSLVLGAMVLWLLLGVGTGVLSAWRRGRFSERLLTAVTLAGTATPVFVIGLVLVIVVCGELQLLPFPEYVGFGDDPEQWAWNLLLPWFSLALIEAATFARLTRAVMLETLAEDHIRTFRAYGVAERSVVGRHALRGALAPVIALNANTVGSAVGGAVLTETLFGLPGIGQELVHAVKVVDLPVVVGMVLVIGFFVVIANAVADVLYAVADRRVVLA; encoded by the coding sequence ATGAGCGGCTTCGGCGGATTCCTGCTGCGCCGTGCCGCCGGGGCGGCGGTCACCCTGCTCGCCCTCTCGGTGGTCGTCTACGTCGTCTTCTACGCCACCCCCGGCAACGTCGCCCAGATCACCTGCGGCCCGCGCTGCTCACCGCAACAGGTGCACCAGGTCGCCGCGCAGCTGCAGCTCGGCGACCCGCTGTACCTGCGCTACTGGCACTTCCTGCAGGGACTGTTCGCCGGCCGGGACTACTCGACGGGCACCTCGGCGGAGCACTGCGCGGCACCCTGCCTGGGACTGTCGTACCAGAGCGGCCAGCAGGTCATGGCCATCATCCTGGCCAAGCTGCCGGTCAGCCTGTCGCTCGTCCTCGGCGCGATGGTGCTGTGGCTCCTCCTCGGCGTCGGCACCGGCGTGCTGTCCGCCTGGCGGCGCGGCCGGTTCTCCGAACGCCTGCTGACCGCCGTCACCCTCGCCGGCACGGCCACGCCCGTCTTCGTCATCGGCCTCGTCCTGGTGATCGTCGTCTGCGGAGAGCTGCAGCTGCTGCCCTTCCCGGAGTACGTGGGGTTCGGCGACGATCCCGAGCAGTGGGCGTGGAACCTGCTGCTGCCCTGGTTCTCGCTGGCCCTGATCGAGGCGGCGACGTTCGCCCGCCTCACCCGCGCGGTGATGCTGGAGACGCTCGCCGAGGACCACATCCGCACCTTCCGGGCGTACGGCGTCGCCGAGCGCTCGGTCGTCGGACGGCACGCCCTGCGCGGCGCGCTGGCGCCCGTCATCGCGCTGAACGCCAACACCGTCGGCTCGGCCGTCGGCGGCGCCGTCCTCACCGAGACCCTCTTCGGCCTGCCCGGCATCGGCCAGGAACTGGTCCACGCCGTCAAGGTCGTCGACCTGCCGGTGGTCGTCGGCATGGTCCTGGTCATCGGCTTCTTCGTGGTCATCGCCAACGCCGTCGCGGACGTCCTGTACGCGGTGGCCGACCGACGGGTGGTACTCGCATGA
- a CDS encoding ABC transporter permease: protein MSEVLAAAGAAGTDVSVPAAPGARRFRRRLREQRAALVAAAVVALLVLVALAAPLLTALEGQDPTTYHPSLVDSARGGVPIGPLGGVSGDHWLGVEPQTGRDLFARLVYGARVSLGVALAATLIQVAIGVAIGVASALGNRWVDQLLSRITDVIVAIPLMIMSLALLAIVPSSFPRPVLVTLVIGLVAWGNTAKIVRAQTLTLKGLDHVLAARLSGWSTWRIARRELLPGLAAPVITYGALLVPLNISVEAALSFLGVGVQPPTPSWGQMLTAADVWYQAAPQYLLLPAGALFVTVLALTVLGDGVRTALDPRAASRMRVGTGRGGPGPGATDDAGPGEKGAAA, encoded by the coding sequence GTGAGCGAGGTGCTTGCCGCCGCCGGGGCCGCCGGGACGGACGTGTCCGTCCCGGCGGCCCCGGGGGCCCGTCGGTTCCGGCGGCGGCTGCGGGAGCAGCGCGCCGCCCTGGTCGCCGCGGCCGTCGTCGCGCTGCTCGTCCTGGTCGCGCTCGCCGCGCCGCTGCTCACCGCGCTGGAGGGCCAGGACCCCACCACCTACCACCCCTCCCTGGTCGACTCCGCACGCGGGGGCGTACCCATCGGCCCGCTCGGCGGCGTGAGCGGCGACCACTGGCTGGGCGTCGAACCGCAGACCGGACGCGACCTGTTCGCACGGCTGGTGTACGGCGCCCGGGTGTCGCTGGGGGTCGCGCTGGCCGCGACGCTGATACAGGTCGCCATCGGAGTCGCGATCGGCGTGGCCTCCGCGCTCGGCAACCGGTGGGTCGACCAACTGCTGAGCCGGATCACGGACGTGATCGTCGCCATACCGCTGATGATCATGTCGTTGGCGCTGCTGGCGATCGTGCCGTCGAGCTTCCCCCGGCCCGTCCTGGTCACCCTGGTCATCGGCCTGGTCGCCTGGGGAAACACCGCGAAGATCGTGCGCGCCCAGACCCTCACCCTGAAGGGGCTCGACCACGTCCTTGCCGCCCGGCTGAGCGGCTGGAGCACATGGCGCATCGCCCGCCGGGAACTGCTGCCGGGCCTGGCCGCGCCCGTCATCACCTACGGCGCGCTGCTCGTCCCCCTCAACATCTCGGTCGAGGCCGCCCTGTCCTTCCTCGGCGTGGGCGTGCAGCCGCCGACCCCGTCCTGGGGGCAGATGCTGACCGCCGCCGACGTCTGGTACCAGGCGGCCCCGCAGTACCTCCTGCTGCCCGCGGGCGCCCTGTTCGTCACGGTCCTCGCCCTCACCGTCCTCGGCGACGGCGTGCGCACCGCCCTCGACCCGCGCGCTGCCTCCCGGATGCGCGTCGGCACCGGCCGCGGGGGCCCCGGTCCCGGCGCCACGGACGATGCCGGACCCGGCGAGAAGGGAGCGGCCGCATGA
- a CDS encoding ABC transporter substrate-binding protein, whose translation MRQPFLTARRVAAASVSLVVAAGAAACGPEDNDAKGPGGGSTPHRGGTLTVLNANPQQNFDPARLYTSGGGNIPSLVFRTLTTRNRENGAAGAEVVPDLATDTGRPNKDATVWTYTLKKGLKYEDGTPITSADIKYGIERSFAPELSGGAPYLRDWLVGAADYQGPYKDKKGLSAIGTPDARTLVFHLDKPEGEFPFLATQTQFAPVPKGRDTGTKYEEHPLSSGPYRVVRNENDGERLVLKRNTYWSTAVDTERRAYPDTIDVRSGLDSSVINQRLSASRGADAAAVTTDTNLGPAELAQVTRDKDLAARVGTGHFGYTDYIAFNPKVKPFDDPRVRQAIAYAVDRSSVVNAAGGSALAEPATTFLPDQKSFGYTPYDPFPAGRTGNAAKARELLREAGHPNGLTVTLTHSNSKDFETSPEIATALQDALKKAGITVRLQGLEENDYADRIHDVSTEPGFFLAHWGADWPSGGPFLAPIFDGRQIVKDGANFNTGQLDDRSVNDEIDAINKLTDLDAAARRWGALDKRIGERALVVPLFHPVYKRLYGKDVRNVVISDWTGVLDVSQVAVK comes from the coding sequence ATGCGTCAACCGTTCCTCACAGCGCGCCGCGTGGCAGCGGCATCCGTCAGCCTGGTCGTGGCAGCGGGCGCCGCCGCCTGCGGTCCGGAGGACAACGATGCCAAGGGCCCCGGTGGCGGCTCCACGCCCCACCGGGGCGGCACGCTCACGGTGCTGAACGCCAACCCGCAGCAGAACTTCGACCCCGCCCGCCTCTACACCTCCGGCGGCGGCAACATCCCCTCGCTCGTCTTCCGCACCCTGACCACCCGCAACCGCGAGAACGGCGCGGCCGGCGCCGAGGTCGTCCCGGACCTCGCCACCGACACCGGACGCCCCAACAAGGACGCGACCGTGTGGACGTACACCCTGAAGAAGGGCCTCAAGTACGAGGACGGCACGCCCATCACCTCGGCCGACATCAAGTACGGCATCGAGCGCTCCTTCGCCCCCGAACTCTCCGGCGGCGCCCCCTACCTGCGTGACTGGCTGGTCGGCGCGGCCGACTACCAGGGCCCGTACAAGGACAAGAAGGGCCTGTCGGCGATCGGGACGCCCGACGCGCGGACCCTCGTCTTCCACCTGGACAAGCCCGAGGGCGAGTTCCCGTTCCTGGCCACCCAGACGCAGTTCGCCCCGGTGCCGAAGGGCAGGGACACGGGCACCAAGTACGAGGAGCACCCCCTGTCGTCGGGCCCCTACCGGGTCGTCAGGAACGAGAACGACGGCGAACGCCTCGTCCTGAAGCGCAACACGTACTGGTCCACGGCCGTGGACACCGAGCGCAGGGCCTACCCGGACACCATCGACGTGCGCTCCGGGCTCGACTCCTCCGTGATCAACCAGCGGCTGTCCGCGTCCCGGGGCGCGGACGCCGCCGCGGTCACCACGGACACCAACCTCGGCCCGGCCGAACTCGCCCAGGTCACCAGGGACAAGGACCTGGCCGCACGCGTGGGCACCGGTCACTTCGGCTACACGGACTACATCGCCTTCAACCCGAAGGTGAAGCCGTTCGACGACCCCAGGGTGCGGCAGGCCATCGCGTACGCCGTCGACCGTTCCTCCGTCGTCAACGCGGCCGGCGGTTCGGCGCTGGCCGAGCCCGCCACCACCTTCCTGCCCGACCAGAAGTCCTTCGGCTACACGCCCTACGACCCCTTCCCGGCGGGCCGGACCGGCAACGCGGCCAAGGCCCGGGAACTGCTGAGGGAAGCCGGCCACCCGAACGGGCTCACCGTGACCCTCACCCACTCCAACAGCAAGGACTTCGAGACCAGCCCCGAGATAGCGACCGCCCTCCAGGACGCCCTGAAGAAGGCCGGCATCACGGTCAGGCTCCAGGGCCTGGAGGAGAACGACTACGCGGACAGGATCCACGACGTGTCGACCGAGCCCGGCTTCTTCCTCGCCCACTGGGGCGCCGACTGGCCCTCCGGCGGTCCCTTCCTCGCCCCGATCTTCGACGGCCGGCAGATCGTCAAGGACGGAGCGAACTTCAACACGGGCCAGCTCGACGACAGGTCGGTCAATGACGAGATCGACGCGATCAACAAGTTGACCGACCTCGACGCGGCCGCCCGGCGCTGGGGTGCGCTGGACAAGAGGATCGGCGAACGGGCCCTCGTCGTCCCGCTGTTCCACCCGGTCTACAAGCGCCTGTACGGCAAGGACGTCAGGAACGTCGTGATCAGCGACTGGACCGGCGTGCTGGACGTCTCCCAGGTCGCGGTGAAGTGA
- a CDS encoding Ms4533A family Cys-rich leader peptide — protein sequence MWSSHAVSSSAAIELALIGVTALCVADVHCR from the coding sequence ATGTGGTCCAGCCATGCCGTCTCCAGCAGTGCCGCCATCGAGCTGGCACTCATCGGCGTGACCGCGCTCTGCGTGGCCGACGTCCACTGTCGCTGA